The following proteins are co-located in the Plasmodium vinckei vinckei genome assembly, chromosome: PVVCY_11 genome:
- a CDS encoding purine nucleoside phosphorylase, putative produces MEEAQRHIKLSKKNATGVALVVGDPGRVDKIKVLCDSYVDLANNREYKSVECTYKGKKFLCVSHGVGSAGCAICFEELINIGVKVIIRAGSCGSLQPDLIKRGDLCVCNAAVREDRVTHMMIHSDFPAVADYEVYGTLIKCAEELNIKAHTGISLSSDLYYPHKIIPTRLLDYSKANVAVVEMELSTLMVMGTLKNVKTGGIFIVDGCPLKWDEGDFDHVLAADRLENMIKISLEACSRLADKYKI; encoded by the coding sequence ATGGAAGAAGCACAAAGGCACATCAAGCTTTCCAAGAAGAATGCAACCGGTGTTGCATTAGTTGTTGGTGACCCAGGACGAGTtgacaaaataaaagtattatGTGACTCGTATGTAGATTTAGCAAACAATAGAGAATACAAAAGTGTAGAATGTACCTATAAAGGAAAGAAATTTTTATGTGTAAGTCATGGTGTCGGATCAGCTGGTTGCGCTATATGTTTTGaagaattaattaatataggAGTAAAAGTAATTATCCGTGCAGGATCTTGTGGATCTTTACAACCAGATTTAATAAAGAGAGGAGACTTATGTGTATGTAATGCTGCTGTTAGGGAAGATAGAGTTACACATATGATGATTCATTCAGATTTCCCAGCTGTTGCAGATTACGAAGTTTATGGtacattaataaaatgtgctgaagaattaaatattaaagcTCATACTGGTATTAGTTTATCCTctgatttatattatccACACAAAATAATACCAACAAGATTGTTAGATTATTCAAAAGCTAACGTCGCAGTCGTTGAAATGGAATTATCAACCTTAATGGTTATGGgtactttaaaaaatgtaaagacTGGtggtatttttattgttgaTGGATGCCCATTAAAATGGGATGAAGGTGATTTTGATCATGTCTTAGCTGCTGACAGATTAGAGAACATGATAAAAATCAGCTTAGAAGCATGCTCAAGATTAGCtgataaatacaaaatctGA
- a CDS encoding GTP-binding protein, putative — MIRIPKLLLFKNESSTKSITPYLAKPFLNINFLNNDDIPFWLDSEYIKKGNTIFSSKIIAYPVYVAQTIHKYKPLNIPQIAIFGRSNVGKSSLINALMNYREVAQASKTPGRTRHLFIYNLLNHISVVDLPGYGFAKVSKELRDNWSILIEEYLNKAKNLKRALCLIECTELFTPYDYVLLDMFIMKNIPFQIIVTKIDKLKAEELHHAMIKIISTIENYKKKVKVFNENKHKKGNTFKKENCEFNINEYLFNVSSLKRFGIQELRANLSLIALDNAKIKQ; from the exons atgataagaaTCCCCAAATTGCTACTATTCAAGAATGAGTCGTCTAcaaaat CAATAACACCATATTTAGCCAAACCATTTCTcaacataaattttttgaataatgACGATATTCCTTTTTGGCTTGATTCTGaatat ATCAAAAAGGGGAATACAATTTTCAGTTCCAAAATTATTGCATACCCCGTTTATGTAGCTCAAACAATTCATAAGTATAAACCATTGAACATTCCTCAG ATTGCCATTTTTGGACGATCAAATGTGGGGAAATCGAGTTTAATAAATGCCCTGATGAACTATAGGGAAGTTGCTCAAGCATCAAAAACGCca GGTAGAACGagacatttatttatttacaacTTGCTAAATCATATATCCGTTGTAGATTTACCAGGATATGGTTTTGCAAAAGTTTCGAAAGAACTTCGAGATAATTGGTCGATACTTATAgaagaatatttaaataaagcaaaaaatttaaagagAGCTTTATGTTTAATTGAATGTACAGAATTATTTACACCTTATGATTATGTTTTATTGGACATGTtcataatgaaaaatattcctTTTCAAATTATAGTTACAAAAATAGATAAACTAAAG GCTGAAGAATTGCATCATgcaatgataaaaataatttcaacaatcgaaaattataagaaaaaagtaaaagtgtttaatgaaaataaacataaaaaaggtAACACTTTTAAGAAGGAAAATTGTGAAttcaatataaatgaatatttatttaatgttTCAAGTTTAAAACGTTTTGGAATTCAAGAGTTAAGAGCAAATTTAAGTTTAATAGCTTTAGATAATGCAAAAATTAAGCAATGA
- a CDS encoding mitochondrial import inner membrane translocase subunit TIM16, putative, with protein sequence MLPFKPLSQFIFQFVFITSTALGKAFIQAYKEIIKNKHNTNLIKEKYNSYMNVEEALNILNLDRNKIYKKLTKEELMSLKEEINNRHIVLNKLNAKSGSYNGSVYIQKKAEVAKNILFQHLKLE encoded by the exons atgttaccATTTAAGCCGCTAAGTcagtttatttttcaatttgtttttataacttCTACTGCATTGGGGAAAGCCTTTATACAG GCGtataaagaaattataaaaaacaagcataacacaaatttaataaaagaaaaatataattcatatatgAATGTTGAAGAGgctttaaatattttaaatttagacagaaataaaatttataaaaaattaacaaaagaAGAATTAATGTCActaaaagaagaaataaataatagacatattgttttaaataaactCAATGCAAAATCGGGGTCATACAATGGCTCtgtttatatacaaaaaaaagcagAAGtagcaaaaaatattttgtttcaacatttaaaattagaataa
- a CDS encoding deoxyribodipyrimidine photo-lyase, putative, whose product MNETKPSVSKHGNELFVKENVNKITEEGGSILRVNYIQMNKEITNYNSLKNEKFNEEIQKKIKPNTLLKEQPNNLMPNVSIYSDVKNDNNNNYVKNFKLTNKDTNIKMDAMQNERRGNRIHTNNSTDGVNTKMHHLLPKADTSNDKNEYPIDKKEHKIDCIDSKGSHINNNNEYVTKKHLDTNTKGNHTNSKQAHMNSKSAHTNTKDNRVNNKHIPISNKFNRINPNVRNINKQADIECKKGYDNKMRNMPKHAKIEKKHGAILHKNNKMKPYGISGGELVKKDNKINNNEIKNKKNPYDVSTEKKLKILEKRVRCLNTNYNNRKDIGNCSLNSSVQYNDGNISVNDNSVKKNVLLLLTRDFRIADNWSIVYAYDLAKKNKCNLLACTYINRKEQFTERYINIKLKVLKNLEEEFKKLNIPFYVIPIFMIDEFMEFLRIQEIKTVVCDFHSLEYQKQFVENLVQMSNKKKIKVLQVDSHNIIPLWITSKMEESSTRTIKPKIQTHLSSFLIEYIKLERFDQTIKYPEPFDIGSLYKKLTVNNSCSVISDFVCTEKKAREILEDFCKNKLDKYGAKRNDPNYDTINLLMPYINLGIISSQRCILEVNKYALQFPSIHTSSGKEYFNDDLLIKKELADNFCYYNKNYDNFNGAKDWAKESLKKHELDKRNHLYDYEDFRNARTHNDIWNCCQLQLVNEGTIHEFLRMYWAKKILNWSENSKAALKCAIKLTNEFSIDGKTANAYASIMSSIMGVHDQSWNERSVFGKIRYMDYNSCKRNFDINLYMTKYPKGKENALIVQKIPTITFSNYIRKRKNNEVIPVQENKNEKVQKKNSIPEGNDKEVKNGVKPNEMKLSDVKLNDMKLK is encoded by the exons ATGAACGAAACAAAACCAAGTGTTAGTAAACATGGTAATGAATTGTTTGTGAAAGAAAATGTGAATAAAATTACAGAGGAAGGTGGTTCCATACTTAGggtaaattatattcaaatgaataaagaaataacaaattataactcattaaaaaatgaaaaatttaacgaggaaatacaaaaaaaaataaaaccaaATACCTTATTAAAAGAACAACCAAATAATCTAATGCCCAATGTTAGCATATATAGTGATGTAAAAAacgataataataataattatgtgaaaaatttcaaactaacaaataaagataccaatattaaaatggaTGCAATGCAAAATGAAAGACGAGGAAATCGTATTCATACTAACAATAGTACTGATGGGGTTAATACCAAAATGCATCATCTTCTCCCCAAAGCAGATACATCAAATGACAAAAACGAATACccaattgataaaaaagaacACAAAATTGATTGTATAGATTCAAAAGGTAGccatataaataacaaCAATGAATATGTGACTAAAAAACATCTCGATACAAATACAAAAGGTAACCACACAAATAGTAAACAAGCACATATGAATAGCAAATCTGCACACACCAATACAAAGGATAATcgtgtaaataataaacacaTTCCTATAAGTAACAAGTTCAATCGTATAAATCCAAATGTAAGAAACATAAACAAACAAGCAGACATTGAATGTAAAAAGGgatatgataataaaatgagaAATATGCCAAAGCATGctaaaatagaaaaaaagcATGGCGCaatattacataaaaataataaaatgaaaccTTATGGTATATCAGGTGGTGaattagtaaaaaaagataataaaataaataataatgagataaaaaataaaaagaatcCATATGATGTATCAACTGAAAAGaaactaaaaatattagaaaAACGTGTTAGATGtttaaatacaaattataataatagaaaaGATATAGGGAATTGTAGCTTGAATAGTTCAGTACAATATAATGATGGAAATATAAGTGTAAATGACAATagtgttaaaaaaaatgtattattattattaactCGTGATTTTAGAATAGCTGATAATTGGTCTattgtatatgcatatgatttagcaaaaaaaaacaaatgtaACTTATTAgcatgtacatatattaatagaaAAGAACAGTTTACTGaaagatatataaatataaaattaaaagttttaaaaaatttagaagaagaatttaaaaaattaaacattCCATTTTATGTTATTCCTATATTTATGATAGACGAATTTATGGAATTTTTAAGAATACAAGAAATAAAGACAGTTGTCTGTGATTTCCATTCATTAGAATATCAAAAACAATTTGTAGAAAATCTTGTACAAAtgtcaaataaaaaaaaaataaaagttttaCAAGTAGATTCACATAATATTATACCATTATGGATAACATCAAAAATGGAAGAATCATCAACTCGAACTATAAAGCCAAAAATCCAAACCCATTTATCTTCCTTTTTaatagaatatataaagttAGAACGTTTTGATCAGACTATAAAATATCCAGAGCCATTTGATATTGGaagtttatataaaaaattaacagtTAATAATTCTTGCTCAGTCATATCAGATTTTGTATGtacagaaaaaaaagccAGAGAAATTTTAGAggatttttgtaaaaataaattagacAAATATGGCGCAAAAAGAAATGATCCAAATTATGATACGATCAATCTTCTTATGCCGTACATTAATTTGGGAATTATATCATCACAAAG gTGCATACTCGAAGTTAACAAGTATGCTCTGCAATTTCCTTCTATTCATACTTCAAGTGGGAAGGAATATTTCAATGATGACCTATTAATAAAGAAAGAATTGGCAGACAATTTTTGTTACTATAATAAGAACtatgataattttaatgGAGCTAAGGATTGGGCAAAGgaaagtttaaaaaaacatgaatTAGACAAAAGGAACCATTTATATGATTATGAAGATTTTCGAAATGCTAGGACACATAATGATATTTGGAATTGTTGCCAATTACAATTAGTAAATGAAGGTACAATTCACGAATTTTTAAGAATGTATTGGGCCAAAAAAATTCTGAACTGGTCAGAAAATTCTAAAGCAGCATTAAAATGTGCAATTAAATTAACTAATGAATTTTCTATTGATGGAAAAACAGCTAATGCATATGCTTCCATCATGTCATCTATTATGGGTGTTCATGATCAAAGTTGGAATGAGAGAAGTGTTTTTGGAAAAATTCGATATATGGATTATAATAGTTGTAAACGTAATTTTgacataaatttatatatgacaAAATACCCAAAAGGGAAAGAAAATGCCTTAATTGTTCAGAAAATTCCGACAATAactttttcaaattatataagaaaaagaaaaaataacgaGGTGATACCTGTTcaggaaaataaaaatgaaaaggtTCAGAAAAAGAATTCTATCCCAGAGGGAAACGATAAGGAAGTAAAAAATGGCGTGAAGCCAAATGAGATGAAGCTAAGTGACGTGAAGCTAAATGACATGAAgttaaaatga
- a CDS encoding 6-cysteine protein secreted ookinete protein, putative, whose product MFRSSIFGPLFLWSIFLIIKTNCFYFKVDSELISKDSNIRKCNKEHYLNFQGQIVQVCNDQIVAGSSTSNNIYISAYNNKNKWEEKFKLLDSHTQIKIEYFYSFITNESLVIVYCFSKSLSSPPYECHNAISTDLATFTTQKISIDFSSIDPLSLQDYSLSELEIFEKKYILICGLDIQKQQYEEYNKFILCNASSDGGSNWTEKFTFYVTGVDPKSKYTKLIPKINGNEIGFLYYSEVEKLNRYLKCKYKDGFDYECYLVGLARLDGYMWDISRVRGYYISIISNNKQPPHYIYYMHNNIYTIPLETPTSMDTNYERGNLFPLDSYRVIYNYVAGGNSYTYILKHAGAVKYCALLYIKREHMNPGFVKHGNKYICTILYDDLIVDGNDRYFTLGVYNGTKHDIRKCFYVKYSRDSEPINIIHKIESVYEYNNYRLYTLYIKKDLERYFIFDITLECYLGEDFYLRLKLYFKNNYVLQTSGLNKNQNSINLYNNNVIYFTPPNPEYEKTVIPQLNFPPCTRYVKLPDKNYVFQLPSYIKNKVTLQLPFVNKNDMNNPVIRDVVINPSTENTQKNKNIIGLDFSNANICDYAKTNPNCDNIVINENKINVTINTQTDQDIQLSIICPITKKSKNLCFNDIYSNKKKKFIRDHLKDQQGLLTIYPKMYIHGTENNDIPYEESSLTIPKAYIQKFNEKESNYNNTFICKCHSNNILYEITYTFV is encoded by the exons atgttTCGGTCATCGATTTTTGGGCCTCTCTTTCTTTggagtatatttttaattataaaaacaaactgtttttattttaaagtaGATAGTGAACTAATATCAAAAGATTCGAATATTCGTAAATGTAATAAAGAGcactatttaaattttcaagGACAAATAGTCCAAGTGTGTAACGATCAAATAGTTGCCGGTTCTTCTACAAGtaacaatatttatatatctgcatataataataaaaataaatgggaagaaaaatttaaattactTGATTCTCAtacacaaataaaaatcgaatatttttattcctttATAACTAATGAAAGCTTAGTAATAGTATATTGTTTTAGTAAATCCCTGAGCAGCCCTCCATATGAATGTCACAATGCCATATCTACAGATTTAGCCACATTTACAACTCAAAAAATTTCAATCGATTTTAGTTCAATAGATCCTTTAAGTTTACAAGATTATTCATTAAGTGAATtagaaatatttgaaaaaaaatatatccttATATGTGGTTTAGATATACAGAAACAACAATATGAAGaatataacaaatttattttatgtaatgCCAGTTCCGATGGTGGATCTAATTGGAC gGAAAAGTTTACTTTCTATGTAACGGGAGTTGATCCTAAATCAAAATACACAAAACTAATTCCTAAGATAAATGGAAATGAAATAggatttttatattactcTGAAGTAGAGAAACTAAATagatatttaaaatgtaaatataaagacGGATTTGATTATGAATGCTATTTGGTTGGTTTGGCACGACTCGATGGTTATATGTGGGATATTTCAAGAGTAAGAGgatattatatatcaattatttctaataataaacagccaccacattatatatattatatgcataataatatatatacaatccCATTAGAAACACCTACAAGTATGGATACAAATTATGAAAGAGGaaatttatttcctttaGATAGCTATCGAGTAATATACAATTATGTTGCTGGAGGTAATAgctatacatatatattaaagcATGCTGGAGCCGTTAAATATTGTgcactattatatataaaaagagaACATATGAATCCCGGATTTGTTAAACATGgaaataagtatatatgtacaattttatatgacGATTTAATTGTTGATGGCAACGATAGATATTTTACTTTAGGAGTTTATAATGGTACTAAACATGATATaagaaaatgtttttatgtaaaatatagtaGAGATTCAGAACccattaatataatacataaaatagaatcagtatatgaatataataattatagattatatacattatatataaaaaaagatttagaaagatattttattttcgaTATAACATTAGAATGTTATTTAGGTGAAGATTTTTACTTAagattaaaattatattttaaaaataattacgTATTACAAACTTCCggtttaaataaaaatcaaaattctataaatctatataataataatgtaataTACTTTACCCCACCAAATCcagaatatgaaaaaacagTGATACCTCAATTAAATTTTCCTCCATGTACCAGATATGTTAAACTTCctgataaaaattatgtattcCAATTGCCCtcttatataaaaaacaaagtcACATTACAACTCCcttttgttaataaaaatgatatgaaCAATCCAGTTATAAGAGATGTAGTGATAAATCCAAGTACCGaaaatacacaaaaaaacaaaaacatTATTGGACTAGACTTTTCTAATGCTAATATATGTGACTATGCTAAGACAAACCCTAATTGTGACAATATtgtaataaatgaaaataaaataaatgttacTATTAATACACAAACTGATCAAGATATACAGCTATCTATTATATGCCCTAtaactaaaaaaagtaaaaactTATGCTTTAATGATATTTATagtaataagaaaaaaaaatttattcgAGACCATCTAAAAGATCAACAAGGATTATTAACCATATATCCAAAAATGTACATACATGGAacagaaaataatgatatccCATATGAAGAATCCTCATTAACTATACCTAAAGcttatattcaaaaatttaatgaaaaagaatcCAATTACAATAACACCTTTATTTGTAAGTGCCACTCAAACAACATCCTATACGAAATTACCTACACATTCGTTTAA
- a CDS encoding ras-related protein Rab-1A, putative, translating into MNENRSRDYDYLYKIILIGDSGVGKSCILLRFSDDHFTESYITTIGVDFRFRTLKVDDKVVKLQIWDTAGQERFRTITSAYYRGADGIIIIYDTTDRNSFLHINDWMTEINKYTNEDTCKLLVGNKFDCKDEIEVPTAEGESKAKELNIPFIETSAKDSLNVELAFTMITQELIKKKKKKNINPANNNQTKVNLSSDDIDQNSLCSC; encoded by the coding sequence atgaatgaaAACAGATCAAGGGATTatgattatttatacaaaataatattaattggTGATAGTGGAGTAGGAAAATCATGTATATTGTTAAGATTTTCAGACGATCATTTTACTGAGAGTTATATAACCACTATAGGGGTTGACTTTCGTTTTAGGACTTTAAAAGTTGATGATAAGGTTGTAAAATTGCAAATATGGGATACAGCTGGTCAAGAGAGATTTCGAACTATAACCTCAGCATATTATAGAGGAGCCGatggaataataataatttatgacACAACAGATAGAAACtcatttttacatattaatGATTGGATGactgaaataaataaatatacaaatgaaGATACATGTAAATTACTAGTAGGTAATAAGTTTGATTGTAAAGACGAAATTGAAGTTCCAACCGCTGAAGGAGAAAGTAAAGCAAAAGAATTAAACATACCATTTATTGAAACATCAGCTAAAGATTCATTGAATGTTGAACTAGCTTTTACTATGATAACTCAAGaacttattaaaaaaaaaaaaaaaaaaaatattaacccagctaataataatcaaaCTAAGGTCAATCTGTCTTCAGATGACATAGACCAAAATTCATTGTGTTcgtgttaa